From one Desmodus rotundus isolate HL8 chromosome X, HLdesRot8A.1, whole genome shotgun sequence genomic stretch:
- the TAF9B gene encoding transcription initiation factor TFIID subunit 9B, which yields MALPKTSPRDALVMAQILNDMGITDYEPRVINQMLEFAFRYVTTILDDAKIYSSHAKKPNVDADDVKLAIQCRADQSFTSPPPRDFLLDIARQKNQTPLPMIKPYSGPRLPPDRYCLTAPNYKLKPLLKKGPNQGRLIPRLSVGAVSSRPTTPTIATPQSVSVPNKVAPPVSVTSQRFTVPPSQPTPVKPVPATTAVPNALVNPSVIGPKNILITANMVSSQKAANESNPLKRKHEDDDNDNV from the exons ATGGCGCTGCCCAAGACCTCTCCGAGGGATGCCTTG GTAATGGCACAGATCCTGAACGATATGGGAATTACAGACTACGAACCAAGGGTTATAAACCAAATGTTGGAATTTGCTTTCC GATATGTGACTACAATTCTGGATGATGCAAAAATTTATTCAAGTCATGCTAAAAAACCTAATGTTGATGCAGATGACGTGAAACTGGCAATCCAGTGTCGTGCCGATCAATCTTTTACCTCTCCTCCTCCGAGAGAT tttttactgGATATTGCAAGGCAGAAAAACCAAACCCCCTTACCTATGATTAAGCCATATTCAGGACCCAGACTGCCACCCGACAGATACTGCTTAACAGCTCCAAACTATAAGCTGAAGCCCTTACTTAAAAAG GGACCTAACCAGGGAAGACTAATTCCACGGTTAAGTGTTGGTGCTGTTAGTAGCAGACCTACCACCCCGACCATAG CAACCCCACAATCAGTGTCTGTCCCAAATAAAGTTGCACCTCCCGTGTCAGTGACAAGCCAAAGATTTACGGTTCCACCTTCTCAGCCCACACCTGTCAAACCAG TTCCTGCAACAACTGCAGTTCCAAATGCTCTGGTTAATCCTTCAGTGATTGGGCCCAAAAATATTCTTATTACCGCCAACATGGTTTCATCACAGAAAGCGGCCAATGAATCAAACCCATTGAAGAGAAAACATgaagatgatgataatgataatgtgTAA